The genomic segment GCGGGGGCGGAGGCGGTGACCGTGCCGGTGCCGGGGCCCGTGCGGGTACCGGGAGTGGTGCCGGGGGTGGTGACCGAGCCGGTGGCGGGGGTCGGGCCCGTGGCGGGTGCGGGTGCGGAGGCGGGCGGTGGTGACACCCTCGGTCGGTTCACCGCCGTTCTTTCTCCCGCGCTGCTCGCCCACACACTCCGCGCGGGCCGCTGGGACGCGTACCAGGGCGGCCTCCCGGTCCGGGTGCGGACCTCGCTCACCGCCCGGCTGCCGCTGCAACTCCCCGGCCTTACACGCCCGTTCACACTCGACCGGCGGTACGGCGACCGGCTGACCGTGCACGCCGGGCCTGCCCTCGCGGTCGCCGAGCGGGGCGCGTACCGTCAGGCCGCCCTGCGCTCCGCGCACCACCCGGCGCAGCGCGCACGCCCGTTGCGCGACGCCGTACTCTACACCGGGGGCGACTCCCCGCGCGCCGTGCACGCGGAGCTGGTGCGCCGGGGCACGGACGTGGAGCACCTGTGGGTCGTCGACGAGCGGTGCGCGCCGGGGCACGTACCGCCCACCGCGACCCCCGTCGTCGAACACAGCGCCGCCTGGTACGAGGCGCTGGCGCGGGTCCGCCGGATCGTCACCGCCGACCAGTTGCCCGAGTGGTTCGAACGGCGGCCGGGGCAGACCGTCGTCCAGACCTGGCACGGCACCCCGCTGGGCCGCTTCGGCATCGACCTCATGGACACGCTGTACGCCGACCACCACCACCTCGCGTCCCTGGCGCACCGCTCGGCCCAGTGGTCGTTCCTGGTCTCCCCCAGCACCTTCGCCACCCCGGTGCTGCGCCGGGCGCTGTCCTACCGGGGGGAGGTCGTCGAGGCCGGGTCGCCCGCCAACGACCTGCTGTTCTCACCGGACCGGGAGAAGACGGCCGAGCGGGTACGCCGGCAGGTCGGTGTCCCGGACGGCCGGCGGGTCGTGCTGTACGCGCCGACCTACCGCGACCAGCTGTGCCACTCCCCCAGTCCCGACCCCCGCTACCGCTGGGACCCCGCTCTCGACCTGGCCGCCCTGGGCCGGGCGCTCGGTGGCACCCACACCGTGCTGGTCCGCAGGCATCCCCGGGTGGCCGGGGGCGTACCGGTCGGGTCCGGGGTGCTCGACGTGTCCGGCCATCCGTCCGCGGCCGAGCTGCTGCTGATCGCCGATGTGCTGGTGACGGACTACGCGGGCCTGGTGTTCGACTTCGCGCACACCGGCCGGCCGATGCTCTTCCACACGTACGACCTGGAGCACTACCGCGACACCGTGCGCGGCTTCTGCCTCGACTTCGAGAGCCGGGCCCCCGGGCCGCTGCTTCCCGGGACGGACGAGATCGTCGCCGCGTTGTGTGGCCGCGACGCACCGGCGGAGCGGGGTGCGCCGCACGGGTGGGTGGGGGCGGGGGCCCTCCGGCGTGTCTCCTCGGAGCGGGCGCGGCACCCCGCACCGGATGCGAACCCGGGTCCTGCGCCCGCTCCTGCGGGGACCCGCCTGCACGCCCCCACCCGGCCGTCCCGCGCCCGCGGGCCGGTTGGTGGTGCGGAGGAGGCGTCGTCCGGTGTGTACGAGAGCTTCCGGCGGGACTTCTGCGATCTGGACGACGGCGGCGCGGCCGGGCGGGTCGTCGACCGGCTGCTGGCGGGGAGCGGCGGGTAGGGGGTGGGTGTGTGGGGGTGTGGGTGGGGTGGTGTCGGGGCGCCGCCTTTCGGGTGACGGGTGGGTGGCGGGTGGCGTCGTACGGAACCGATGGGATGTGCACTCCTCCGTCACGTCCGCCCCGGCGACCGACCGTCCGCCCGCGCTCTGGCTGCCCAGTCCCTACTTCCTGCTCGGCGGGCTGTTCTGGGCTGTGATGTCGGCGGCGGCCTGGCGGGTGCCGATGTGCTGCGACTTCGGGCAGCACGCGGCCGTGGTGGAGCGGCTGAGCGCCGATCTGTTGCATCCGTCGCACCCGATGGCCGATCTGCCGGGGGACGGATCGCCGTACTACTCGCCGTACGCGGTGTTCCAGGGGCTGGTCGCACGGGCCACCGGGCTGGCCGGACGGTCCGTCGTCCTGTTGTCCGGCCCGGTCAACCTGATCGTGCTGCTCACCGGGATCGGGCGCTTCACCCGGCTGCTGAGCCCGAGCCGCTGGGCGCCGGTCCTCGCGCTGGCCGCCATGGTGCTGCTGTGGGGGACCGAGCGGATGTGGTGGAGCGGGTCGCTGGGGCTGATGTCGATGACCGGCAATCTGCCGTACCCCAGCACCTTCGCGATCGGGCTCGCCTTCCACGTCTGGGCCTGGACGGGGCACGCGGCGCGCCTGTCCTCCCCGGGCGGCGGGATCGCGACCGGGTGGGTGGATCACGCCGGGATCGGGGTGCTCCTCGGGCTGGTCCTGCTGATCCACCCCATCTCCTCGGTGGGCGCGGTCGTCGGGGTGGTCGCCCTGGTCGTCGGGTGGCAGCGCGACTGGACCCGCCGGGTGGTGGCGCGCTGGGCGCTGACCGGTGCGGTGGCCGTCGTGGTGGCCGGGACCTGGCCGTACTTCGACGCCTTCGCGCTGGTCGGCGACAGCGCTGTCGACCGCATCCACCGGGTGCTCTACGAGGACCTGGTCCCCCACTACTGGCTGGTGCTGCCCGCGCTGCCCGCGCTCTGGCTGCGGTGGCGCGCGGACCGCCGCGATCCGCTGGTGCTGATGTTCGTCCTGGACGCGGCGGCGGTGACGTACGGCTGGTTCAGCGGCCACTACACGTACGGGCGGCTGCTGGGGCTCACGCTCGTACCGGCCCAGTTCGCGCTCGCCGTCGAGTTGGCGGCTCCCCGGCCGTGGCCGGTGCCCCGGCGGGTGCTGGCGCCGTTGGCCGCCGTGGCGGCCGGTCTGGGGTTCGTCACCGCGCAGGGCGGGGCGGTGGTGCCGCGCGCGCTGGACCCGTTGGGGATGGACCGGCCGATGCGCTGGGAGACGTACGACTGGGCCGCTGCGCACATCCCTGCGGGCGATGTGGTGTTGACGGACAGCTATCGGGCGACGCGTTCACTCGCCGGGTACGGCCCGTATCTCGTCGCCCCGCCCTGGCCCGACGCCGCGCTGGCGGAGAGCGAGCGGCAGCGCCGGGTCCGGGCCGTGCGGGCCTATCTCGACCCGTCGGCGACCGAGGCGCGGCGGGAGCGGATCGCGGCGCGTTACGGGGTGCGCTGGCTGCTGCTCACCCGTGACGAACGGCTGCCGAGGAACGCGGTGGTGGTGGCGTACAGCACGCGTACCGGAGAGGTGCTGGCCCGGCTCCCCGGCGTCCCTCCGGGCTGACCGCTCGCGTACGTCACTTCTTGAGGGCGGCGACCGCCGACTCGGCCAGGTCGTCCAGGTATCCCTTGGGGAGGCCGCCGCGCACCACGGCGAGCCGCCAGTACAGCGGGCCGACGATCAGGTCCAGGGCGCGGTCCGGGTCGCTCCCCTCGGGCAGCTCGCCCCGCTCGACCGCTTCCCGCACCACCACCGCGGCTATCCCCTGCTGCTGGTCGAGCAGCGCCGCCTTGATCGCGTCGGAGATCTCCGGGTTGCGGGCCGCCTCCACCAGCAGATCGGGGATGACCTGCGAGGCGAGGGGGTGCCTCAGGGCGTACGAGGCTAGTTCGAGGACCGCCCGCACATCCCCGTACAGCGAACCGGTCGCGGGGGCGGGCAGTCCCTGGGAAGCCACCGCCGAGACCAGGTCGAGCACCAGGTGCAGCTTGGACTTCCAGCGGCGGTACACGGCTGTCTTGCCGACCCCCGCACGCCGGGCGATGCCCTCGATGGACATCCGGGCGAAGCCCACCGCGGCCAGTTCCTCGAAGACGGCGCTGCGGATCGCATCGGTCACGTCCTCGCGGAGCACGGCGGCTCCCGCGGGGGCACGGCGTCGGGTTCCCGGGTCGGTCGTCATGGCCCGAATGATAGTCCGGTACGACGAAACGGTTGCGTTCCGGCGTCGTGGCGTCCTACCCTCGGCGTTGCGACGATACGGTCCCGTCCCGTCCTTAGAACCTTCCTCGTCCCCCCCCGGGGATTTCGCCTCCGTCGAAAGCGATCGTGGTGAGCCAGACAGCACCCCCGCCGACCGCAGCTCCGCCGCCCCCTGCGGCCGCCCAGCCCTTCCGCGTGTACGAACCGGGCGAACTCGCCGCGCTGGCCGCCCGCCACGAACTGACCATCAGCGGGGCCCGCCCGACGGTCCCGGTGTACGTCCGGCAGATGTGGGGGCGTCGGCACTTCATCGCGGCCTTCGCCACCGCCAAGCTCACCGCGCAGTACAGCCAGGCGAAGCTCGGTCAGATCTGGCAGATCATGACCCCGCTGCTGAACGCGGCGGTCTACTACTTCATCTTCGGCATCCTGATGGACACGAAACGGGGCGTGGCGGACTTCGTGCCGTTCCTCGTCACGGGCGTCTTCATCTGGACCTTCACCAACAGCTCGATCACCGCGGGCACCCGGGCGATCAGCGGCAACCTCGGTCTCGTCAGGGCCCTGCACTTCCCCCGCGCCTCACTGCCGATCGCGCTCGCCCTCCAGCAGCTCCAGCAGCTGATGTTCTCGTTGGGCGCGCTCGCCGTGATCCTGGCCGTCTTCGGGCAGTACCCGCAGCTGTCCTGGCTGCTGGCCGTGCCCGCGCTGGCCCTCCAGGCGGTGTTCAACACCGGCGTCTCGATGGTCGTCGCCCGGCTGACCGCCCGTACCCCGGACATCGCCCAGCTGATGCCGTTCATCCTGCGGACCTGGATGTACGCCTCGGGCGTCATGTGGAGCCTCGACACCCTCCTCAAGGGGGACCGGGTGCCGCACTTGGTGCTGGCGGCCCTCCAGTACAATCCGGCGGCCCTCTACATCGACCTGATGCGGTACGCGCTCATCGACAGCTTCAGCGCCGACCATCTCCCGCCGCACGTCTGGGCCGCCGCGGCGGGCTGGGCGCTGGTGTGCGGGGTGGGCGGATTCCTTTACTTCTGGCAGGCGGAGGAGCGGTACGGACGTGGCTGACACAACCATCATCCCGGGCAGCGGTACGGACACCCGGGAGCCGACCGTCGTCGTCGACGCCGTCCACGTGACGTACAAGGTCCATGGCGCCGGCTCCGGAAAGGGCAGCGCCACCACGGCCCTGAGCCGGATCGTGTCGCGGCGGCAGACCCCCGGAGTGCGCGAGGTGCACGCCGTCAAGGGCGTCAGCTTCGCCGCGTACAAGGGCGAGGCCATCGGGCTGATCGGGTCCAACGGGTCCGGTAAGTCGACCCTGCTGAAGACGATCGCGGGCCTGCTGCCCCCGACCAGGGGCCATGTCCACACGCAGGGCCAGCCCTCGCTGCTCGGGGTGAACGCCGCGCTGATGAGCGATCTGACCGGCGAGCGCAACGTCATCCTCGGCGGCCTCGCGATGGGCATGACGCGCGAGGAGATCCGCGCCCGCTACCAGGACATCGTCGACTTCTCCGGGATCAACGAGAAGGGTGACTTCATCACCCTCCCGATGCGTACGTACTCCTCCGGCATGGGCGCCAGGCTGCGCTTCTCCATCGCCGCCGCCAAGTCGCACGACGTCCTGCTGATCGACGAGGCACTGTCCACGGGCGACGCCAAGTTCCGCCGGCGCAGCACGGAACGGATCATCGAGCTGCGCGAGGAGGCGGGCACGGTGTTCCTGGTCAGTCACAGCAACTCGGCGATCACCGAGACCTGCGACCGGGCGATCTGGCTGGAGGCGGGCGCCATGCGGATGGACGGCCCGGCCGAGGAGGTCGTCGCCGCGTACGAGGCGTTCTCCGCCTCCGGGAAGAAGTAGCGGACCGCGTCATGTGAGGGCGCCCCGGACCGTACGGTCCGGGGCGCCCTCACATGTGCCGGAGGTACCGGTCAGACGTGCGTCCGCAGCAGCGTCCGCATCGTCCGCATCGCCACCGACAGGTTGGCCAGGTCGAACGCGTCCGACCCCTGGATCTCCTCCAGGGTGGAGCGCGAACGCGCCAGGATCGCCGCGTTCTTCTCCTCCCACGCCTCGAACCGCTCGTCGGGCGACGCCTTCTCGTCGCCCGCGCCGAGCACGTCGGACGTGAGGGCCGCGTGCGCGGCGTACAGGTCCTCGCGGATGGAGGCACGGGCCATCGACTGCCAGCGGTCGGACCTCGGCAGCTCGATGATCCGGTCCATCAGCTGGGTGATCCCCAGCCGGTCGGCGAGGTCGTAGTAGATCTCGGCGACGGCCAGCGGTTCCTTGTCCGTCCGGTCCGCGATCGCCACGATGTCCAGCGCCGGGAAGACGGAGGAGAATCCGGCGACGCGCAGCGCCAGCTCTTCCGGGACCCCCGCGTCGGTGAACTCGTCCAGGATCGACCGGTACCAGTCGAGGTCGCCGCCCCTGAGCAGCTTGGGCAGCTGGCCCCAGACCTCGTTCACCCCGTCCTTGAAGAACTCGATGGTCCTGGCGATCTCCAGCGGCTGCGGCCGGTTGCCGAGCAGCCAGCGCGAGCCGCGCTCCACCAACCGCCGTGAGTGCAGCCGGATACGGGTCTGCACGTCCGCGGGGACCTGGTTGTCCAGCGCCTCCACGGAGTCCCACACCTGGGCCAGACCGAAGATCTCACGGGCCGCGGCCTGCGCCCGTACGATCTCCTCGATCGACGCCCCGGTCTCCTCGCGCAGCCGGTGCAGGAAGGTCGAACCACCGGTGTTCACGGTGTCGTTGACCAGCACCGTCGTGATGATCTCGCGGCGCAGGGCGTGAGCGTCGATCGCCTCCGGGAACCGCTCGCCGAGCTGCGTCGGGAAGTAGGCGTGGACCAGCTTCTGGAGGTGCGGGTCGTCCGGAAGACTCGTCCTGATCAGCTCGTCGGCCGCGGTGATCTTGGTGTAGGCCAGCAGCACCGCCAGTTCGGGCTGGCTGAGGCCCTTGCCGGCGCTCAGCAGTTCCCGGATCTGCCGGTCGGTGGGCAGGAACTCCAGCGAGCGGTTGAGGTGTCCGTCCCGGACCAGCCGTCGCATGAAGCGCTGCTGGGCGTGGAGCAGGGACGGGGCCTGAGCGCTGGAGTTGGCGAGCGCCGTGTTCTGC from the Streptomyces sp. AM 4-1-1 genome contains:
- a CDS encoding TetR/AcrR family transcriptional regulator; the protein is MTTDPGTRRRAPAGAAVLREDVTDAIRSAVFEELAAVGFARMSIEGIARRAGVGKTAVYRRWKSKLHLVLDLVSAVASQGLPAPATGSLYGDVRAVLELASYALRHPLASQVIPDLLVEAARNPEISDAIKAALLDQQQGIAAVVVREAVERGELPEGSDPDRALDLIVGPLYWRLAVVRGGLPKGYLDDLAESAVAALKK
- a CDS encoding ABC transporter permease; this translates as MVSQTAPPPTAAPPPPAAAQPFRVYEPGELAALAARHELTISGARPTVPVYVRQMWGRRHFIAAFATAKLTAQYSQAKLGQIWQIMTPLLNAAVYYFIFGILMDTKRGVADFVPFLVTGVFIWTFTNSSITAGTRAISGNLGLVRALHFPRASLPIALALQQLQQLMFSLGALAVILAVFGQYPQLSWLLAVPALALQAVFNTGVSMVVARLTARTPDIAQLMPFILRTWMYASGVMWSLDTLLKGDRVPHLVLAALQYNPAALYIDLMRYALIDSFSADHLPPHVWAAAAGWALVCGVGGFLYFWQAEERYGRG
- a CDS encoding ABC transporter ATP-binding protein, which produces MADTTIIPGSGTDTREPTVVVDAVHVTYKVHGAGSGKGSATTALSRIVSRRQTPGVREVHAVKGVSFAAYKGEAIGLIGSNGSGKSTLLKTIAGLLPPTRGHVHTQGQPSLLGVNAALMSDLTGERNVILGGLAMGMTREEIRARYQDIVDFSGINEKGDFITLPMRTYSSGMGARLRFSIAAAKSHDVLLIDEALSTGDAKFRRRSTERIIELREEAGTVFLVSHSNSAITETCDRAIWLEAGAMRMDGPAEEVVAAYEAFSASGKK